One Streptomyces sp. NBC_00102 DNA segment encodes these proteins:
- a CDS encoding spermidine synthase: protein MNEPIPVIREVDHGTARLLPDVDRDRAWLLTVDGAPQSYVDLDDPAHLEFEYVQRLAHVLDTAADPGEPLDVLHLGGGALTLPRYTAATRPGSRQRVAEADRGLLELVAEQLPLPDGSGIAVHAEDARELLERTAPGSVDVLIADVFGGSRVPAHLTSVEYARAAARVLRTDGIYAANLADSAPFGFLRSQLAGFASVFTELAVVAEPAVLRGRRFGNVVLLASHAPLDTAALTRRCAGDAFPARVEHGPALTRLIGRAEPVGDRDAVASPEPPEGAFSIG, encoded by the coding sequence GTGAACGAGCCCATACCCGTCATCCGCGAGGTCGACCACGGCACCGCCCGCCTGCTGCCCGACGTGGACCGGGACCGCGCGTGGCTTCTGACGGTCGACGGGGCCCCGCAGTCCTACGTGGACCTGGACGACCCCGCGCACCTGGAGTTCGAGTACGTCCAACGCCTCGCGCACGTACTGGACACCGCCGCGGACCCCGGGGAACCGCTCGACGTCCTGCACCTGGGCGGCGGGGCGCTGACCCTGCCGCGCTACACCGCAGCCACCCGGCCCGGCTCCCGTCAGCGGGTCGCCGAGGCCGACCGGGGACTGCTGGAGTTGGTGGCGGAGCAGCTCCCGCTGCCGGACGGCAGCGGCATCGCCGTGCACGCCGAGGACGCGCGGGAACTGCTGGAGCGGACCGCGCCCGGCTCCGTCGACGTGCTGATCGCCGACGTCTTCGGCGGGTCGCGCGTCCCGGCGCACCTCACCTCGGTCGAGTACGCCCGAGCCGCCGCCCGGGTCCTGCGTACGGACGGGATCTACGCCGCCAACCTCGCCGACAGCGCGCCCTTCGGCTTCCTCCGGTCGCAGCTCGCCGGCTTCGCCTCCGTCTTCACCGAGCTGGCGGTCGTCGCCGAACCCGCCGTGCTGCGCGGCCGGCGCTTCGGGAACGTCGTCCTGCTCGCCTCCCACGCACCGCTGGACACCGCCGCGCTCACCCGGCGCTGCGCCGGCGACGCCTTCCCCGCCCGGGTCGAGCACGGCCCGGCGCTCACCCGCCTGATCGGCCGGGCGGAGCCGGTCGGCGACCGCGACGCGGTCGCCTCACCCGAGCCGCCCGAGGGCGCCTTCAGCATCGGCTGA